A genome region from Maylandia zebra isolate NMK-2024a linkage group LG6, Mzebra_GT3a, whole genome shotgun sequence includes the following:
- the rbpja gene encoding recombination signal binding protein for immunoglobulin kappa J region a isoform X1 translates to MAPVVTGKFGERPQPQRLTREAMRNYLKDKDDQTVLILHAKVAQKSYGNEKRFFCPPPCVYLMGTGWQKKLEKMEKEGCTEQEAQPCAFIGIGNSEQEMQQLNLEGKHFCTAKTLYISDSDKRKHFMLSVKMLYGNSANIGVFFSKRIKVISKPSKKKQSLKNADLCIASGTKVALFNRLRSQTVSTRYLHVEGGNFHASSQQWGAFYIHLLDDDESEGEEFAVRDGYIHYGQTVKLVCSVTGMALPRLATPCSKETNKDMINDGASWTIISTDKAEYTFYEGMGPVPTPVTPVPVVESLQLNGGGDVAMLELTGQNFTPNLRVWFGDVEADTMYRCGESILCVVPDISAFREGWRWVRQPVQVPVTLVRSDGIIYATALTFTYTPEPGPRPHCSAAGAILRSHSTSSSSPASSSSPSSLMGVLGDGHGAYSSSDSGMSSGTSAMSVLS, encoded by the exons ATGGCGCCCGTTGTAACGGG gaagTTTGGTGAGCGACCTCAGCCACAGCGATTAACAAG GGAAGCCATGAGGAACTACTTGAAGGACAAAGATGATCAAACGGTGCTCATTCTACACGCAAAAGTCGCACAAAAGTCATATGGCAATGAAAAAAG GTTTTTCTGTCCTCCACCGTGTGTATATCTGATGGGCACCGGATGGcaaaagaagttggaaaaaatgGAGAAGGAGGGCTGTACTGAGCAGGAGGCCCAGCCTTGTGCCTTCATTGGAATTGGCAACAGTGAGCAGGAGATGCAGCAGCTCAATCTGGAGGGCAAG CACTTCTGCACAGCTAAGACGCTGTATATCAGTGACTCAGATAAAAGGAAGCACTTCATGCTATCTGTAAAGATGTTGTATGGAAACAGTGCCAACATTGGAGTCTTCTTCAGCAAGAGGATCAAGGTCATCTCCAAGCCCTCCAAGAAGAAACAGTCCTTGAAAAATGCTGATT TATGTATAGCATCTGGGACAAAGGTGGCCTTGTTTAACCGCCTGCGTTCCCAGACGGTCAGTACCAGGTATCTCCATGTGGAGGGGGGAAACTTTCATGCCAGCTCTCAACAGTGGGGTGCCTTCTACATTCACCTCT tgGACGATGATGAGTCTGAAGGGGAGGAGTTTGCTGTAAGAGATGGCTATATTCACTACGGCCAGACAGTCAAATTGGTTTGTTCTGTGACTGGCATGGCCCTGCCAAGACTG gctACACCGTGCTCCAAAGAGACCAACAAGGACATGATTAATGATGGTGCTTCATGGACTATCATTAGTACTGACAAAGCAGAGTACACCTTTTATGAGGGCATGGGCCCCGTGCCCACACCAGTAACACCTGTCCCTGTGGTTGAAAGCCTGCAG ttaaatggtggaggagATGTTGCTATGTTGGAGCTGACAGGACAGAACTTCACCCCTAACCTCAGAGTTTGGTTTGGAGATGTGGAGGCAGACACCATGTACAG ATGTGGGGAGAGCATCCTTTGCGTGGTGCCAGACATCTCTGCCTTTAGGGAGGGTTGGCGCTGGGTGAGACAGCCAGTTCAGGTCCCTGTCACGCTGGTTCGCAGTGATGGAATCATCTACGCCACTGCCTTGACCTTCACGTATACCCCCGAACCAGGGCCAAGACCTCACTGCAGTGCTGCTGGAGCTATTCTGCGGTCACACAGCACCTCTTCATCATCACCCGCATCTTCATCCTCACCTTCATCTTTGATGGGTGTGCTTGGGGATGGCCACGGAGCCTACAGCAGTAGTGACTCTGGCATGTCGTCTGGGACTTCAGCTATGTCGGTGCTGTCATAG
- the rbpja gene encoding recombining binding protein suppressor of hairless, which yields MAPVVTGKFGERPQPQRLTREAMRNYLKDKDDQTVLILHAKVAQKSYGNEKRFFCPPPCVYLMGTGWQKKLEKMEKEGCTEQEAQPCAFIGIGNSEQEMQQLNLEGKHFCTAKTLYISDSDKRKHFMLSVKMLYGNSANIGVFFSKRIKVISKPSKKKQSLKNADLCIASGTKVALFNRLRSQTVSTRYLHVEGGNFHASSQQWGAFYIHLLDDDESEGEEFAVRDGYIHYGQTVKLVCSVTGMALPRLIIRKVDKQAALMDADDPVSQLHKCAFYLKDTDRMYLCLSQERIIQFQATPCSKETNKDMINDGASWTIISTDKAEYTFYEGMGPVPTPVTPVPVVESLQLNGGGDVAMLELTGQNFTPNLRVWFGDVEADTMYRCGESILCVVPDISAFREGWRWVRQPVQVPVTLVRSDGIIYATALTFTYTPEPGPRPHCSAAGAILRSHSTSSSSPASSSSPSSLMGVLGDGHGAYSSSDSGMSSGTSAMSVLS from the exons ATGGCGCCCGTTGTAACGGG gaagTTTGGTGAGCGACCTCAGCCACAGCGATTAACAAG GGAAGCCATGAGGAACTACTTGAAGGACAAAGATGATCAAACGGTGCTCATTCTACACGCAAAAGTCGCACAAAAGTCATATGGCAATGAAAAAAG GTTTTTCTGTCCTCCACCGTGTGTATATCTGATGGGCACCGGATGGcaaaagaagttggaaaaaatgGAGAAGGAGGGCTGTACTGAGCAGGAGGCCCAGCCTTGTGCCTTCATTGGAATTGGCAACAGTGAGCAGGAGATGCAGCAGCTCAATCTGGAGGGCAAG CACTTCTGCACAGCTAAGACGCTGTATATCAGTGACTCAGATAAAAGGAAGCACTTCATGCTATCTGTAAAGATGTTGTATGGAAACAGTGCCAACATTGGAGTCTTCTTCAGCAAGAGGATCAAGGTCATCTCCAAGCCCTCCAAGAAGAAACAGTCCTTGAAAAATGCTGATT TATGTATAGCATCTGGGACAAAGGTGGCCTTGTTTAACCGCCTGCGTTCCCAGACGGTCAGTACCAGGTATCTCCATGTGGAGGGGGGAAACTTTCATGCCAGCTCTCAACAGTGGGGTGCCTTCTACATTCACCTCT tgGACGATGATGAGTCTGAAGGGGAGGAGTTTGCTGTAAGAGATGGCTATATTCACTACGGCCAGACAGTCAAATTGGTTTGTTCTGTGACTGGCATGGCCCTGCCAAGACTG ATCATTCGAAAAGTGGACAAGCAAGCAGCTTTAATGGATGCTGATGACCCGGTGTCCCAGCTTCACAAGTGTGCCTTTTACCTGAAAGATACAGACAGGATGTATCTCTGTCTATCACAGGAGAGGATCATCCAGTTCCAG gctACACCGTGCTCCAAAGAGACCAACAAGGACATGATTAATGATGGTGCTTCATGGACTATCATTAGTACTGACAAAGCAGAGTACACCTTTTATGAGGGCATGGGCCCCGTGCCCACACCAGTAACACCTGTCCCTGTGGTTGAAAGCCTGCAG ttaaatggtggaggagATGTTGCTATGTTGGAGCTGACAGGACAGAACTTCACCCCTAACCTCAGAGTTTGGTTTGGAGATGTGGAGGCAGACACCATGTACAG ATGTGGGGAGAGCATCCTTTGCGTGGTGCCAGACATCTCTGCCTTTAGGGAGGGTTGGCGCTGGGTGAGACAGCCAGTTCAGGTCCCTGTCACGCTGGTTCGCAGTGATGGAATCATCTACGCCACTGCCTTGACCTTCACGTATACCCCCGAACCAGGGCCAAGACCTCACTGCAGTGCTGCTGGAGCTATTCTGCGGTCACACAGCACCTCTTCATCATCACCCGCATCTTCATCCTCACCTTCATCTTTGATGGGTGTGCTTGGGGATGGCCACGGAGCCTACAGCAGTAGTGACTCTGGCATGTCGTCTGGGACTTCAGCTATGTCGGTGCTGTCATAG